In Zea mays cultivar B73 chromosome 7, Zm-B73-REFERENCE-NAM-5.0, whole genome shotgun sequence, the following proteins share a genomic window:
- the LOC100280783 gene encoding auxin-responsive protein IAA26 isoform X1, with protein MAGYGDDGVDLTELTLGPPGVNARKARRARKNGQQPSSSAMTMQAFVKVSMDGTPYLRKVDVAAYDDYGELVEALNELFCCCSIGLMDGYGEWEHAVVYEDGDGDWMLVGDVPWEMFVSSCKRMRVMRSCEARGLSSNA; from the exons ATGGCGGGCTACGGCGACGACGGCGTGGACCTCACGGAGCTGACGCTGGGACCACCCGGCGTCAATGCGCGCAAGGCGAGACGAGCGAGGAAGAACGGCCAGCAGCCGTCGTCGTCCGCCAT GACGATGCAAGCGTTCGTGAAGGTGAGCATGGACGGGACGCCGTACCTGAGGAAGGTGGACGTGGCGGCGTACGACGACTACGGCGAGCTCGTGGAGGCGCTCAACGAGTTGTTCTGCTGCTGCTCCATCG GGCTGATGGACGGCTACGGCGAGTGGGAGCACGCCGTGGTGTACGAGGACGGCGACGGCGACTGGATGCTCGTCGGCGACGTGCCGTGGGA GATGTTCGTGTCCTCGTGCAAGCGGATGCGGGTGATGCGATCGTGCGAGGCGAGAGGGCTGAGCTCCAACGCCTGA